Genomic DNA from Inediibacterium massiliense:
TCCTAATTGCATTTTGTGGATTCCATTTTGAACAGTATGGGTTACATCCTTGATTAAATATTTCCCACAAATGCCTGTGACTGGTTCTTGGATTGTAATGGTTCTTCCTGCCCTTACTTTATCATCACCTAACATTTCTACACTATTTTCTTCAAATATTTTTCCTAATTCCTTTAACATATTGTTTGCAATATTTTTTGCCTGAATCTTATCCTTTTTTTCTATACTGACTACATCTTGAAGGAGTCCATATTCTCGAATCAACTTTTTATCTCCTTCTGTGATGATCAAATGATCATCTGATATAACTTGGATACTATTTTTCATCTCTTCTATAGATCTTTTGCGACTGGGATTAGAAATAGCACTACTTACATCATAAGGCTGTATATTTTGTGCCAATTGAAAGGTTCCTTGTACCTCTAGCTCTTGTTGTTTTTCTATATACAATTTTCCTGCTCTCATTTCCATCCTATACTTGGTTTGTGTACTTTTATGGGCAATATCTAAAATATCTTCAATAATTTCACTTACAGCTTTATCATTATATATTTTATGGATAATCGTAGGAATAGGAGCTATAGATCCAATAGAAATGGAGAAATCATTTAAAATCGTTTCTATAGCTTTCTTTCCTGTGGTTTTATTAAACTGATAAACGGCTTTACTTTTATTCAAATAAAAAGCACAATCAAAGCAGCTATAATTGATCTTGCCTCTTCCATTTTTTTCTTCAGATACTACAATTCCTCTACATATTTCATCTTTGTTTTTTAATATTATCAAACTTCCTAGCTGTACTGGATTGATTGGAAAATATCGATCATCATTAAAAGCAATATCAAAGTCAAGCTGTTGTCCTAGCTCACTGATATTGCTTCTCCACTGAATATTTCCAACCAAA
This window encodes:
- a CDS encoding XkdQ/YqbQ family protein, which translates into the protein MYQLLSIKNNIQTDITPLVGNIQWRSNISELGQQLDFDIAFNDDRYFPINPVQLGSLIILKNKDEICRGIVVSEEKNGRGKINYSCFDCAFYLNKSKAVYQFNKTTGKKAIETILNDFSISIGSIAPIPTIIHKIYNDKAVSEIIEDILDIAHKSTQTKYRMEMRAGKLYIEKQQELEVQGTFQLAQNIQPYDVSSAISNPSRKRSIEEMKNSIQVISDDHLIITEGDKKLIREYGLLQDVVSIEKKDKIQAKNIANNMLKELGKIFEENSVEMLGDDKVRAGRTITIQEPVTGICGKYLIKDVTHTVQNGIHKMQLGLGVM